The Candidatus Thiodiazotropha endoloripes genome has a window encoding:
- a CDS encoding NADH:ubiquinone reductase (Na(+)-transporting) subunit F produces MSYQLTIEPTGDELEVEEDQNILDACLRAGIWMPHACCHGLCGTCKVEVIDGDVEIGDASNFALMDMERDEGKVLACCATLQSDAVIEADIDEDPDARVIPVRDFEAEVVRLEDLTHDVKGVWLQLDGEGIDFQAGQYINLSVPGVEVPRAFSLANKPSKGNLIELHIRLVPDGEATPVIHNQLKVGDKLNVAGPYGRFFVRKSRTDPMIFIAGGTGLSSPKSMILDLLEEGCSAPITLLHGVRAKKDLYDDELFSDLAQQHANFSYVPVLSQMEDGDDWSGETGFVHEAAQRIFDNSFSGSTAYLCGPPVMIEASIRALMQGRLFENDIFTESFLTKDEESRKRSPVFKRL; encoded by the coding sequence ATGTCCTACCAATTAACCATTGAACCCACCGGCGATGAGCTGGAGGTCGAAGAGGATCAGAACATTCTTGATGCCTGTCTGCGGGCCGGTATCTGGATGCCTCATGCCTGCTGTCACGGTCTGTGCGGTACCTGCAAGGTTGAGGTGATCGATGGGGATGTGGAGATCGGCGATGCCTCGAATTTCGCCTTGATGGATATGGAGCGGGATGAGGGCAAGGTGCTGGCCTGCTGTGCCACGCTGCAGTCGGATGCGGTGATCGAGGCGGACATCGATGAGGATCCGGATGCGCGGGTGATTCCGGTACGGGATTTTGAGGCCGAGGTGGTGCGGCTGGAAGACCTGACCCACGATGTGAAGGGTGTGTGGCTGCAACTGGATGGCGAGGGTATCGACTTCCAGGCGGGTCAATACATCAATCTGTCGGTGCCCGGTGTGGAAGTACCGCGGGCCTTCTCTCTGGCGAACAAGCCTTCCAAAGGCAATCTGATCGAACTGCATATTCGATTGGTGCCCGATGGCGAGGCCACCCCGGTAATCCACAACCAGCTGAAAGTCGGTGACAAGCTGAATGTGGCCGGGCCTTACGGTCGCTTCTTCGTGCGCAAATCGCGTACCGATCCAATGATCTTCATCGCCGGCGGTACCGGTCTTTCCAGCCCGAAATCGATGATTCTCGATCTACTTGAAGAGGGCTGCAGCGCACCGATCACCCTGTTACACGGCGTGCGGGCGAAGAAGGATCTCTATGACGACGAGCTGTTCAGCGACCTGGCGCAACAGCATGCGAATTTCAGCTACGTGCCGGTGCTCTCGCAGATGGAGGATGGCGATGACTGGTCGGGTGAAACCGGTTTTGTTCACGAAGCGGCACAGCGGATTTTTGATAACAGCTTCAGTGGTAGCACCGCCTATCTGTGTGGTCCCCCTGTGATGATCGAGGCCTCGATCCGCGCCCTGATGCAGGGGCGTCTGTTTGAGAACGACATTTTCACCGAAAGCTTTCTCACCAAGGACGAAGAGAGCCGCAAACGCAGCCCGGTATTCAAGAGGCTGTGA
- a CDS encoding FCD domain-containing protein, translated as MPRTYNDKNSPSGTRTLTDQAYLQLRSDIIHGALQPEEKLRIEHLREEYGVGASPLREALSRLTADGFVTAEGQRGFRVAPMSEADLADITRMRILLEKQALSQSIEHGDDAWESQIVATFYQLEKVEQSEKRDKAEWEIRNHDFHEALIAACTSKWLRRFYGILYDQHKRYRNIALNTEIPRDLHQEHEELRNAALARDKKRACDAIEQHIMRTAEITLKVLREEEADRENEVDRVAAT; from the coding sequence ATGCCAAGAACTTACAATGATAAAAACTCACCGAGCGGTACCAGGACACTGACCGATCAGGCCTATCTGCAACTCAGATCCGATATCATTCACGGAGCGCTGCAACCGGAAGAGAAACTCCGTATTGAACATCTCAGAGAGGAGTATGGGGTCGGCGCAAGCCCATTGCGGGAAGCCCTGAGTCGCCTTACGGCAGACGGTTTTGTCACCGCTGAAGGGCAGCGCGGCTTCCGGGTAGCCCCTATGTCAGAGGCGGATCTGGCGGACATCACCCGGATGCGAATCCTGCTTGAGAAACAGGCCCTATCCCAGAGTATCGAACATGGTGACGATGCCTGGGAGTCGCAGATCGTGGCGACCTTCTATCAATTGGAGAAGGTTGAACAGTCCGAGAAGAGAGACAAGGCCGAGTGGGAGATCCGCAATCACGATTTTCATGAGGCGCTGATTGCGGCATGCACCTCGAAATGGCTACGCCGCTTCTATGGCATTCTCTATGATCAGCACAAACGCTATCGAAACATCGCCTTGAACACCGAGATCCCACGAGATCTCCACCAGGAGCATGAAGAGTTACGCAACGCAGCCCTGGCGAGGGATAAAAAACGGGCCTGCGATGCGATTGAGCAGCACATCATGAGAACCGCTGAGATCACTCTGAAGGTGTTGAGAGAAGAGGAAGCGGATCGGGAAAACGAAGTCGACAGGGTTGCCGCAACCTAA
- a CDS encoding CDGSH iron-sulfur domain-containing protein, translated as MAKKQVFRYKGTEIDVTWDERLCIHIGECGYSQGELFVAGRDPWCQPDLSSPAEVEEVVARCPSGSLVCRNKQDQVTETAAAENTVTVSYQGPYFVTGDLAIEGVPEDMPGVRFRAALCRCGLSKNKPYCDNSHEGSFKDYGAVGETGEPLKQKGGQLKITPLEDGPLLLSGSVTVKASSGRSAWQGEKLALCRCGASKNKPFCDGTHNAIGFKTE; from the coding sequence ATGGCCAAGAAACAGGTATTTCGCTACAAAGGTACAGAGATCGATGTCACTTGGGACGAACGTCTCTGTATACACATTGGTGAGTGTGGCTATTCCCAGGGTGAGCTCTTCGTTGCTGGAAGGGATCCCTGGTGTCAGCCAGACCTTTCATCCCCGGCTGAGGTGGAGGAGGTCGTAGCGCGCTGTCCCAGTGGTTCCCTGGTTTGCCGAAACAAGCAGGACCAGGTGACTGAAACCGCCGCTGCGGAAAACACGGTAACGGTCAGTTACCAGGGCCCCTATTTTGTGACGGGTGATCTGGCCATCGAAGGGGTGCCTGAGGATATGCCCGGCGTTCGGTTTCGTGCGGCATTGTGTCGGTGCGGCCTTTCGAAAAACAAACCCTATTGTGACAACAGCCATGAAGGCAGCTTCAAGGATTATGGGGCTGTTGGCGAAACCGGTGAGCCCCTGAAGCAGAAAGGCGGGCAGCTGAAAATCACGCCGCTGGAGGATGGTCCCTTGCTGCTGTCGGGCAGTGTCACCGTCAAAGCCAGCAGTGGGCGGAGTGCCTGGCAGGGAGAGAAGCTGGCCTTGTGTCGATGTGGTGCCTCCAAGAACAAGCCGTTCTGCGATGGCACACACAATGCAATCGGGTTTAAGACTGAGTAG
- a CDS encoding four-helix bundle copper-binding protein, whose product MSSNDTLTDRREFLVGTAAALTMAAIPTTASAMKDHHQHHHHHHGKNKDIVDAAEECIATGKTCLNHCLELLGDGDTSMKACSKNVNEMVPVCEAMATLALSDSKNLNLIAQGCLAVCKDCAAACKEHIDKHQECKDCYEACNGFIKVVEAYLKTA is encoded by the coding sequence ATGTCAAGTAACGACACGCTGACTGATCGCCGTGAATTTCTGGTTGGAACTGCTGCAGCTTTGACAATGGCTGCGATCCCAACGACTGCCTCTGCTATGAAAGACCATCATCAACACCACCATCATCATCACGGTAAAAACAAAGACATCGTAGATGCAGCCGAGGAGTGCATTGCAACCGGTAAGACCTGTTTAAACCATTGCCTGGAACTGTTAGGCGATGGTGATACGTCGATGAAGGCGTGTTCGAAGAACGTCAACGAAATGGTTCCAGTCTGCGAGGCTATGGCAACGCTGGCCTTGTCCGATTCAAAAAATTTGAATCTTATTGCACAAGGTTGCCTGGCTGTCTGCAAGGATTGTGCGGCAGCCTGCAAGGAACACATAGATAAACACCAGGAGTGTAAGGATTGCTATGAGGCCTGCAACGGCTTTATTAAAGTCGTCGAAGCGTATTTAAAGACTGCCTGA
- a CDS encoding GGDEF domain-containing protein, with protein MKIFRIGGEEFLILLYNTDEASSIDIAEEIRKGIEDLSLIPDRTVTVSIGVAGLSSVRDWKQWMNVCDKSLYEAKNLGRNRIVACEG; from the coding sequence ATAAAAATATTCAGAATCGGTGGTGAGGAGTTTTTGATACTGCTCTACAATACCGATGAAGCCAGTAGCATCGACATAGCAGAAGAAATTCGAAAGGGTATCGAAGATCTTTCTTTAATACCTGATCGTACTGTAACAGTCAGTATTGGTGTGGCTGGCTTAAGTTCAGTCAGAGACTGGAAGCAGTGGATGAATGTCTGCGACAAGAGTCTGTATGAGGCCAAGAATCTCGGTCGTAACAGGATAGTTGCCTGTGAAGGATAG
- a CDS encoding transposase, whose product MECIKAKEQAMTISRKQQICLDETPYYHCISRCVRRAFLCGEDKLTGRSYEHRRDWIVEKLKQLDGVFSISICAYAVMHNHTHTILKVDREAALNWQDDEVISRWTLLYKPSPIVDRYLNGIKLTKAELDLFAEDIKKWRYRLYDISWFMRNLNEGIARQANEEDGCTGKFWEGRFKSQALLDDAALLTCMSYVDLNPIRAKIADSPEASDFTSIQDRIRHYQKALEQTGNRVVAATATPEHLVPFIGSEHQDKASGLNFSLSDYLELTDWAGRAIKEEKFGAIPSELAPILVRLNIDPEAWLDSVKCYDKNYNTVIGTREGIKRFTQAIGRGKKWFCASGFSLQIYQTSPV is encoded by the coding sequence ATGGAATGTATTAAAGCCAAGGAGCAGGCAATGACGATATCGCGTAAGCAACAGATCTGTCTTGATGAAACCCCCTACTACCACTGCATATCCCGCTGTGTGCGACGTGCTTTTCTGTGCGGTGAGGATAAGTTAACCGGTCGTAGCTATGAACATCGTAGAGACTGGATTGTAGAAAAGCTCAAGCAGCTTGATGGAGTGTTCTCTATCTCGATCTGCGCTTATGCCGTGATGCACAACCACACTCACACTATCTTGAAGGTCGACCGTGAAGCCGCATTGAATTGGCAAGATGATGAGGTTATTTCACGGTGGACTCTGCTCTACAAGCCAAGCCCTATCGTTGACCGTTATCTAAATGGCATAAAATTAACAAAGGCCGAATTGGATTTGTTTGCTGAAGATATCAAAAAGTGGCGATATAGACTCTACGATATTAGCTGGTTCATGCGTAATCTCAATGAAGGTATCGCAAGACAGGCCAATGAAGAGGACGGTTGTACAGGGAAGTTTTGGGAGGGCAGGTTCAAAAGCCAGGCTCTGCTTGATGATGCGGCGCTATTGACCTGTATGAGTTACGTTGATCTTAACCCGATACGGGCAAAGATAGCCGATAGTCCGGAAGCATCAGATTTTACCTCCATTCAGGATCGTATCAGGCATTATCAAAAAGCACTCGAGCAAACAGGGAATCGTGTAGTAGCAGCCACCGCAACGCCAGAGCATTTAGTGCCGTTCATTGGTAGTGAGCATCAAGATAAAGCTTCAGGCTTGAACTTTAGCCTGTCAGACTACCTGGAACTGACCGATTGGGCAGGGCGAGCTATCAAAGAAGAGAAATTCGGTGCCATTCCCTCAGAACTGGCGCCAATCCTTGTGCGGTTGAATATTGACCCGGAAGCCTGGCTCGACAGCGTAAAATGTTATGACAAAAACTACAACACAGTGATTGGAACAAGGGAAGGGATTAAGCGGTTCACTCAAGCCATTGGTAGAGGCAAAAAGTGGTTCTGTGCGAGTGGGTTTTCGTTGCAGATCTATCAGACATCGCCAGTCTGA
- a CDS encoding tetratricopeptide repeat protein, which yields MSRFVYFVVLLIFFSPLFAEDFCDKAYWDASLIIKQEKCRKIAEQGNDEAQFGYGLILLGGHDRVSKPNEAFEWFIKSAKQGNHLAQTILGRMLSDSRFGVPLNLPEAYAWWAVSKNIKSANELWLRLTPEQQEKAKELEKIYASTYFRK from the coding sequence GTGAGTAGATTTGTATACTTTGTAGTTTTACTTATTTTTTTCTCGCCGTTATTCGCTGAAGATTTCTGCGACAAGGCTTATTGGGATGCCTCGTTAATTATTAAACAAGAGAAATGCCGTAAAATTGCGGAGCAAGGTAACGATGAAGCGCAATTCGGTTATGGTCTTATACTGCTCGGTGGTCATGATCGAGTTTCAAAACCAAATGAGGCTTTCGAATGGTTTATTAAAAGTGCCAAACAAGGGAACCATTTGGCTCAAACGATACTCGGACGGATGTTAAGCGATTCGCGTTTCGGTGTTCCACTCAATTTACCGGAAGCCTATGCATGGTGGGCCGTATCAAAGAATATAAAATCTGCTAATGAATTATGGTTAAGGCTAACACCAGAGCAACAGGAAAAAGCTAAAGAGTTAGAGAAAATATATGCATCAACATATTTTAGAAAATGA
- a CDS encoding DUF4279 domain-containing protein: MDKNYAYISINGKENTSLVTKSLGIEPTKEWNVGDKRKNGSIYDFSHWEYKLPEFEQEFMDEALQKVIEFIESKELDFSKVPEGFRSFISCAGWHEEKSPGFHLSEDMIVKLGQIGLAVDFDLYCHVEKSG; encoded by the coding sequence ATGGATAAAAATTACGCATATATAAGTATTAATGGCAAAGAGAACACTTCTTTAGTCACTAAATCCTTAGGTATTGAGCCCACAAAAGAGTGGAATGTTGGTGACAAAAGAAAAAATGGTTCAATTTATGATTTCTCACATTGGGAATATAAGCTACCAGAATTTGAGCAAGAATTTATGGATGAGGCCTTACAGAAGGTCATAGAGTTCATCGAAAGTAAAGAATTGGATTTTAGTAAAGTACCTGAAGGGTTCCGGTCTTTCATATCATGTGCGGGTTGGCATGAAGAGAAAAGCCCAGGGTTTCACCTCTCAGAAGACATGATCGTTAAATTAGGCCAAATAGGTTTGGCAGTAGATTTTGATTTATATTGTCATGTTGAAAAAAGCGGTTAA
- a CDS encoding GNAT family N-acetyltransferase, whose amino-acid sequence MQIREATEVDFDAIWPIFKEIASAGDTYAYPSDTSKNEGKRLWMDLPRKTFVVVEDKKIVGTYYIKTNQAGPGSHVCNCGYMVPSSSRGKGLATAMCEHSQEIARVMGYKAMQFNFVAAANEGAVRLWQKHGFEIVGRLPNAFNHPAKGYVDALVMYKWLVSG is encoded by the coding sequence ATGCAGATACGTGAAGCAACCGAAGTTGATTTTGATGCTATCTGGCCCATCTTCAAAGAGATAGCTTCCGCAGGTGACACCTACGCCTACCCTAGCGATACAAGCAAAAACGAAGGGAAAAGGCTTTGGATGGATCTGCCGAGAAAAACTTTTGTCGTGGTGGAAGATAAGAAAATCGTTGGTACCTATTACATCAAAACCAATCAGGCCGGACCGGGCAGTCATGTCTGTAATTGCGGTTATATGGTGCCATCCTCATCCAGAGGAAAAGGTCTTGCCACAGCCATGTGCGAACATTCGCAAGAAATTGCCCGAGTAATGGGTTACAAAGCCATGCAATTCAATTTTGTCGCCGCCGCCAATGAAGGAGCCGTGCGACTTTGGCAAAAGCACGGTTTTGAAATTGTAGGGCGCCTGCCGAATGCGTTTAACCACCCGGCTAAAGGTTATGTTGATGCCTTGGTCATGTACAAATGGTTGGTATCTGGGTAG
- a CDS encoding glutamate synthase subunit beta encodes MGKPTGFKEIDRQDRTYAPVSDRITHYNEFVIPLTDENVSQQGARCMDCGIPFCHQGCPVNNIIPDWNDLVYKGDWQAAIDVLHTTNNFPEFTGRICPAPCEASCTLNLEDTPVTIKTIEYSIIEKAWSEGWVKPQIADHKSGKRVAVVGSGPAGMAAAQQLARAGHAVVLYEKQNRIGGLLRYGIPDFKLDKTIIDRRMAQMRTEGVEFKTSTHIGVDLPGRQLLDDFDAIVLTGGSEKPRDLPIPGRELNGVHFAMDFLRSNSHRVQGDHVEDFISADGKHVVVIGGGDTGSDCIGTSNRHGAASVTQLEILPQPPEKEEKGTTWPDWPNKMRTSSSQEEGCERMWQIATKKFIDDGQGNLAGVECVKVEWEKDSAGNWKMSEVDGSEFELKADLVTLAMGFVHPVHEGLLEELGVELDNRGNVKAATEGGTAYKTSIDGVFTAGDMRRGQSLVVWAIREGRQCARAVDEFLMGTTDLPLW; translated from the coding sequence ATGGGTAAGCCAACAGGTTTTAAAGAGATTGATCGTCAGGACCGGACCTATGCTCCGGTGTCGGACCGGATCACCCACTACAATGAGTTCGTCATCCCGCTGACCGATGAGAATGTCAGCCAGCAGGGCGCGCGTTGTATGGATTGTGGCATACCTTTCTGTCATCAGGGCTGTCCGGTAAACAACATCATTCCTGACTGGAACGATCTGGTCTACAAGGGAGACTGGCAGGCGGCGATCGATGTGCTGCATACCACCAACAACTTCCCCGAGTTTACCGGCCGCATCTGTCCAGCGCCCTGTGAAGCGTCCTGTACCCTGAACCTGGAAGATACACCGGTTACCATCAAGACCATCGAATACAGCATCATCGAAAAGGCCTGGAGCGAAGGCTGGGTGAAACCGCAGATTGCCGATCACAAGAGCGGCAAGCGGGTTGCGGTTGTCGGCTCCGGCCCGGCCGGTATGGCAGCCGCCCAACAACTCGCCAGAGCCGGACATGCGGTGGTGCTTTACGAAAAACAGAACCGCATCGGTGGCCTGCTGCGTTATGGCATCCCCGATTTCAAGCTGGACAAAACGATCATCGACCGCCGCATGGCGCAGATGCGCACTGAAGGTGTTGAGTTCAAGACCAGCACTCACATCGGCGTGGATCTGCCCGGCAGACAGCTGCTGGACGATTTCGACGCGATTGTACTGACCGGTGGTTCAGAAAAGCCACGGGATCTGCCGATTCCCGGTCGTGAGCTGAACGGAGTCCACTTCGCCATGGATTTTCTGCGCAGCAACAGCCACAGAGTGCAGGGTGACCATGTGGAGGACTTCATCTCCGCCGATGGCAAGCATGTGGTGGTGATCGGTGGCGGTGATACCGGCTCCGACTGCATCGGCACCTCGAATCGTCATGGCGCCGCTTCCGTCACCCAGCTGGAAATTCTGCCGCAACCTCCAGAAAAAGAGGAGAAGGGCACCACCTGGCCCGACTGGCCCAACAAGATGCGCACCTCCAGCTCCCAGGAAGAGGGCTGTGAACGGATGTGGCAGATCGCCACCAAGAAGTTCATCGACGATGGCCAAGGCAATCTGGCCGGGGTAGAGTGCGTCAAGGTCGAGTGGGAGAAGGACTCTGCCGGCAACTGGAAAATGTCCGAGGTGGATGGCTCAGAGTTCGAACTGAAAGCGGACCTGGTCACCCTCGCCATGGGCTTTGTCCACCCGGTCCATGAAGGCCTGCTGGAAGAGCTGGGTGTTGAACTCGATAACCGGGGTAACGTCAAAGCTGCCACTGAAGGCGGTACCGCCTACAAGACCTCCATCGACGGTGTCTTCACCGCAGGCGACATGCGCCGTGGTCAGTCATTGGTGGTCTGGGCCATCCGAGAGGGTCGTCAGTGTGCCCGTGCGGTTGACGAATTCCTGATGGGAACCACCGATCTGCCATTGTGGTAA